Proteins from a single region of Gordonia hongkongensis:
- a CDS encoding DUF5994 family protein: MKPLLGPVRVRFGVDPAAAVAGAWYPYTLQLADELPGMLTTVRAMVGDVSGIDVNWSSFRRLPGLDSPDSPETPPLMTLTTPARSVTLLVIPPRTVSSLAAILLRQASGTVVADGRCHSLEFRRAERILVRAGLAATSCRIDAQTSSATHEVASRIVPGPAV, encoded by the coding sequence GTGAAGCCGCTGCTCGGCCCGGTCCGAGTGCGATTCGGCGTCGATCCCGCAGCCGCGGTGGCCGGTGCGTGGTATCCGTACACACTTCAACTCGCCGACGAACTACCCGGGATGCTCACGACTGTGCGGGCGATGGTCGGTGACGTCAGCGGAATCGACGTGAACTGGAGCAGCTTTCGCCGTCTTCCCGGCCTGGACTCGCCGGACTCGCCGGAGACGCCTCCCTTGATGACACTCACCACGCCCGCGCGGTCGGTGACCCTGTTGGTCATCCCGCCTCGGACGGTGTCCTCGCTCGCGGCGATCCTGCTGCGACAAGCGAGTGGCACTGTCGTTGCGGATGGGCGGTGTCATTCGTTGGAGTTCCGTCGCGCCGAACGAATCCTGGTGCGTGCCGGTCTGGCGGCCACCAGTTGTCGCATTGACGCTCAAACCTCCAGTGCCACTCACGAGGTCGCTTCCAGGATTGTGCCGGGCCCTGCGGTGTAG
- a CDS encoding AzlD domain-containing protein: protein MSTGISLAVGITVLALGTYAMRAAGPVLRNRISVSDGVEKLMDRATVVLLVAVALTGAFFIDHDFAGWARPAGVTVGVIAALLRAPLAVVVILAAATAAGLRALGVA, encoded by the coding sequence ATGAGCACCGGCATCTCCCTCGCCGTCGGCATCACGGTTCTCGCGCTCGGCACCTATGCGATGCGCGCCGCCGGACCCGTTCTGCGAAACCGCATCTCGGTCTCGGACGGGGTCGAGAAGCTGATGGATCGGGCGACCGTTGTCCTGCTCGTCGCCGTCGCGCTGACCGGCGCGTTCTTCATCGACCACGACTTCGCCGGCTGGGCGCGGCCCGCCGGCGTGACGGTCGGGGTGATCGCGGCGCTGTTGAGGGCACCCCTCGCGGTCGTGGTCATCCTCGCCGCGGCCACCGCCGCCGGCCTGCGGGCCCTCGGCGTCGCGTGA
- a CDS encoding helix-turn-helix domain-containing protein encodes MNDARSVNPKELVAASLKRERTRAGLSLTELARRAGIGKSTLSQLESGEGNPSVETLWALSTALGVQFSALLDSPIPTVEVIRFGEGPVIPAADADYSATLLSTASPGSRRDMYVIRAEPGKPRVSAPHARGIIEHVVISCGRARLGPTDATEVLSAGDYISYPGDVEHVFDALEPGTVAVMLSEAF; translated from the coding sequence ATGAACGATGCTCGGTCGGTGAACCCCAAAGAGCTGGTCGCCGCGTCGTTGAAGAGGGAACGCACACGAGCGGGTCTGTCGCTGACCGAGCTCGCGCGTCGTGCCGGGATCGGGAAGTCGACACTGTCCCAGCTCGAATCGGGGGAGGGGAATCCCAGTGTCGAGACGCTGTGGGCGCTCTCCACGGCGCTCGGTGTGCAGTTCTCGGCGTTGCTGGACTCACCCATACCGACCGTCGAGGTCATCCGGTTCGGTGAGGGGCCGGTGATCCCCGCCGCGGACGCCGACTACTCGGCAACCCTGTTGTCCACCGCGTCGCCGGGGTCGCGGCGCGACATGTATGTCATCCGCGCCGAACCGGGCAAGCCCAGGGTGTCGGCACCACATGCGCGCGGGATCATCGAGCACGTCGTGATCAGTTGCGGCCGAGCACGTCTCGGTCCCACCGATGCCACCGAGGTGCTGTCGGCCGGTGACTACATCTCGTACCCCGGCGATGTCGAGCACGTCTTCGACGCACTCGAGCCCGGCACTGTCGCCGTGATGCTCAGCGAGGCGTTCTGA
- a CDS encoding SIMPL domain-containing protein, producing MTEHTDHLEIVVRGSARGRYRPERGIIHLAVRVEGADKSAVYTRAVEVHADLTRALTDHETAGAVARWSADSVRVYSYRPYSETGDLRDPVYNTRIRVEAEFVDFERLSEFIDVWASVDAVEIGDVDWDLRAETRRDRERELRRAAVDDAIVKAQAYSDAVGRGPVTPVLLSDPDMAPRVPQASRRAMPMAVAAGPPPPSLELRTDDIEIGVAVDARFRTA from the coding sequence ATGACCGAGCACACCGACCATCTCGAGATCGTCGTCCGTGGCTCCGCCCGCGGGCGCTACCGGCCCGAACGCGGGATCATCCACCTCGCCGTGCGAGTGGAGGGTGCGGACAAGTCGGCCGTCTACACGCGGGCGGTCGAGGTCCACGCAGACCTGACGCGCGCGCTGACCGATCACGAGACGGCCGGCGCGGTGGCCCGCTGGTCCGCCGATTCGGTCCGGGTGTACTCGTACCGCCCGTACTCGGAGACCGGCGATCTACGAGACCCGGTCTACAACACGCGTATTCGCGTCGAAGCGGAGTTCGTCGACTTCGAGCGGCTGTCGGAGTTCATCGACGTCTGGGCGTCGGTCGACGCCGTCGAGATCGGTGACGTCGACTGGGACCTCCGCGCGGAGACCCGGCGGGACCGCGAACGGGAGCTGCGTCGTGCCGCGGTCGACGACGCGATCGTCAAGGCACAGGCCTACTCCGACGCGGTGGGCCGGGGGCCGGTGACTCCCGTCCTCCTGTCCGATCCGGACATGGCGCCGCGGGTGCCGCAGGCATCTCGCCGGGCCATGCCGATGGCGGTCGCGGCCGGCCCGCCCCCGCCGTCACTGGAACTGCGGACCGACGACATCGAGATCGGCGTCGCGGTCGACGCGCGCTTCCGCACGGCCTGA
- a CDS encoding AzlC family ABC transporter permease codes for MRSAWRTLDTATLRAVVVMSLSVLVIGTSYGVAAHGAGLALWQIVVIATVVLAGSSEFVFVGILAAGGAPILAALAGLLVNTRNFGYGLAVGKHLRGTPEIVLGAHLINDETAALATAESDPRRARAAFLLCGLGVLVSWPVGAALGATLGGVVADPASLGLDAAFPALLAALAIPALRDGATWAAVTVGAAVAVASTPFLPAGLPIMGALVGFAAVESLRRLRRTPPSAPALPGTRTDTVNETASSREALQHNSAPGCR; via the coding sequence ATGCGTTCGGCTTGGAGAACACTCGACACGGCGACCCTGCGCGCCGTCGTGGTGATGTCCCTGTCCGTTCTCGTCATCGGGACGTCGTACGGGGTGGCCGCGCACGGCGCGGGTCTCGCCCTCTGGCAGATCGTTGTGATCGCCACGGTCGTCCTCGCCGGATCGTCGGAGTTCGTCTTCGTCGGCATCCTGGCCGCCGGCGGGGCGCCGATCCTCGCCGCGCTGGCGGGCCTGTTGGTCAACACCCGCAACTTCGGGTACGGCCTCGCCGTCGGGAAGCACCTGCGCGGCACCCCCGAGATCGTCCTCGGCGCCCACCTCATCAACGACGAGACGGCTGCGTTGGCGACCGCCGAATCCGACCCGCGTCGGGCACGGGCCGCTTTCCTGTTGTGCGGACTCGGCGTTCTGGTCTCGTGGCCCGTCGGCGCAGCACTGGGTGCCACGCTCGGCGGTGTGGTCGCCGATCCCGCGAGCCTCGGGCTGGACGCTGCCTTCCCCGCTCTGCTCGCCGCGCTGGCCATCCCGGCCCTGCGCGACGGCGCCACCTGGGCGGCCGTGACCGTCGGCGCGGCGGTGGCCGTGGCCTCGACGCCGTTCCTACCGGCCGGGTTGCCCATCATGGGAGCGCTTGTGGGCTTCGCCGCCGTGGAGTCACTCCGCCGGCTTCGGCGGACCCCACCGAGCGCACCGGCCCTACCCGGCACGAGGACGGACACCGTGAACGAGACCGCATCGTCGCGAGAGGCGCTCCAGCACAACAGCGCTCCGGGCTGTCGATGA
- a CDS encoding family 1 glycosylhydrolase, producing the protein MSCAAMLLAICGLGGVGTASASVPPLGPAFEFGVAQSGFQSEGYNRDSNWVRYGNQGRVAHRVGNAVDFYHRYAEDIARAKSLGVGIYRTSVEWSRVEPSRGRDDPAGWAFYDRVIRSVVDAGMRPMITLNHWVHPGWAVDLGGWNRPQMSADLVRFAERVVDRYSWADPLWITFNEPTEYVRRELMYGGVAPQNVGLMADGIAAHRAVHRHIHRVQPGAQVSSNMAYYPIAGLQTWLESVFPQRMRDTLDFVGVDHYYSFSVTDASVANGASGEFWKSSQAPESIHYVLRHVAQQFPGKQIRVIENGLATDPQGRRPDGYRRADHLRDTVYWLQRARQDGIDVASYNYWSLTDNYEWGDFDSRFGLYTVDAERDPTLTRHPTDAVAAYREITRDNGVRPGYRPTRMPVTCSLVAVPDSCANPAVVR; encoded by the coding sequence ATGTCGTGCGCCGCGATGCTGCTCGCGATCTGCGGTCTCGGCGGTGTCGGAACCGCCTCGGCATCCGTTCCGCCGCTCGGCCCCGCCTTCGAATTCGGTGTCGCCCAGTCCGGTTTCCAGTCCGAGGGGTACAACCGTGACTCCAACTGGGTCCGTTACGGAAACCAGGGCCGGGTCGCCCACCGTGTCGGCAACGCCGTCGACTTCTACCATCGCTACGCCGAGGACATCGCCCGCGCGAAGAGTCTGGGCGTGGGCATCTATCGGACCTCGGTCGAGTGGTCGCGGGTGGAACCGTCGCGCGGCCGGGATGATCCGGCGGGGTGGGCGTTCTACGATCGGGTGATCCGCTCGGTCGTCGACGCCGGGATGCGACCCATGATCACCCTCAACCACTGGGTGCACCCGGGCTGGGCGGTCGACCTCGGCGGTTGGAACCGTCCGCAGATGTCCGCGGACCTCGTGCGTTTCGCCGAGCGGGTGGTCGACCGGTACTCCTGGGCCGACCCGCTGTGGATCACCTTCAACGAACCCACCGAATACGTTCGGCGCGAACTGATGTACGGGGGAGTGGCACCGCAGAACGTGGGTCTCATGGCCGACGGGATCGCCGCGCACCGGGCGGTCCACCGACACATCCACCGCGTGCAGCCGGGCGCCCAGGTGTCGTCGAACATGGCGTACTACCCGATCGCCGGCCTGCAGACATGGCTGGAATCGGTCTTCCCGCAGCGAATGCGCGACACGCTCGACTTCGTGGGCGTCGACCACTACTACTCGTTCTCGGTCACCGACGCCTCCGTCGCCAACGGTGCCTCCGGTGAGTTCTGGAAGAGCTCGCAGGCACCGGAGAGCATCCACTACGTGCTACGTCATGTCGCGCAACAGTTCCCGGGTAAGCAGATCCGGGTGATCGAGAACGGACTGGCCACCGACCCGCAGGGCCGGCGGCCCGACGGTTACCGCCGGGCCGATCACCTTCGCGACACCGTCTACTGGTTGCAGCGCGCCCGACAGGACGGCATCGACGTGGCGTCCTACAACTACTGGAGTCTCACCGACAACTACGAATGGGGCGACTTCGATTCGCGCTTCGGCCTGTACACCGTCGATGCGGAGCGTGACCCGACTCTGACCCGTCACCCGACCGATGCAGTCGCCGCCTACCGTGAGATCACTCGCGACAACGGCGTTCGCCCGGGGTACCGCCCGACGCGGATGCCGGTGACGTGTTCGCTCGTGGCGGTGCCGGACAGTTGCGCGAATCCGGCTGTCGTGCGGTGA
- a CDS encoding esterase/lipase family protein — protein MRSPRIVWGLVVAVIGVLVVTVAPARADPLPVTYNFLAGIPNELAKPGGSLPGSNDWNCKPSARHPNPVILVHGTGGSQQTNWGTYVPLLKNEGYCVFALTYGAVKGTPWPISAIGGMGEMSASAAQFGAFVDRVRRTTGASKVDIVGHSQGTVVPAYYAKYLGGRDAIDNYVSLAPAWRGSGVGGNDVIMPIVRSLGLRPEQVPFCQACAQLDPGAAVLRKIAAGGYYLPSIRYTNIATRYDELVVPYTLGLPPGGSNVRNIVVQDGCSVDYTEHAGIAGSRRAAFFVLNALDPANPRPVPCDRAAPITGSPF, from the coding sequence ATGAGATCGCCGAGGATCGTGTGGGGCCTGGTCGTCGCCGTGATCGGGGTGCTGGTCGTGACCGTGGCACCGGCGCGCGCCGACCCGCTGCCCGTCACCTACAACTTCCTGGCCGGGATACCGAACGAGCTCGCGAAACCCGGGGGCTCGCTGCCCGGGTCGAACGACTGGAACTGCAAGCCGTCGGCGCGCCATCCCAACCCGGTCATCCTCGTGCACGGGACCGGCGGATCGCAGCAGACCAACTGGGGCACCTACGTCCCCCTGCTGAAGAACGAGGGGTACTGCGTGTTCGCGCTGACCTATGGCGCGGTGAAGGGAACCCCGTGGCCGATCAGCGCGATCGGCGGCATGGGTGAGATGTCCGCCAGCGCCGCCCAGTTCGGTGCATTCGTGGACAGGGTCCGCCGGACGACCGGCGCGTCCAAGGTCGACATCGTGGGCCACTCCCAGGGGACGGTGGTGCCCGCGTACTACGCGAAGTACCTCGGCGGACGGGACGCCATCGACAACTATGTGTCGCTGGCGCCGGCGTGGCGGGGCTCCGGGGTCGGCGGGAACGACGTGATCATGCCGATCGTCCGGTCTCTCGGGTTGCGGCCCGAGCAGGTGCCGTTCTGTCAGGCCTGCGCCCAGCTCGATCCCGGCGCGGCGGTGCTGCGCAAGATCGCCGCCGGGGGCTACTACCTGCCGTCGATCCGGTACACCAACATCGCCACCCGCTACGACGAGCTCGTGGTGCCGTACACGCTGGGATTGCCACCGGGCGGATCAAACGTGCGCAACATCGTTGTGCAGGACGGGTGTTCGGTCGACTACACCGAGCATGCCGGGATCGCCGGGTCGCGTCGCGCGGCGTTCTTCGTGCTCAACGCGCTCGACCCGGCGAATCCACGACCGGTTCCGTGCGATCGCGCCGCACCCATCACCGGGAGCCCGTTCTGA
- a CDS encoding maleylpyruvate isomerase N-terminal domain-containing protein: protein MFSRFDYIDAALTTADRFTDLVLGVGDPDTRLPDAPAWTLTDCVGHVAMAPSRFLELARGEGEWCCSAVDVPDFNAKQIANLPTRDVTVLCRRLTDDLRELVDEVSHFHAQVPKMHFDGDRVIRADAALGLLIGEFVVHARDIARAVGARWWVEPDVVLMIIRARQHILPSWVDPVHAAGHSGTYDIRLRGCGERHVYEFTDGELQIDPPEPRRPDVHISVDPATALLAGYGRLSPGWVGLTGKGIAWGARPWLAPRLAQRFLPA, encoded by the coding sequence ATGTTCTCGAGGTTTGACTACATCGACGCCGCGCTCACGACTGCGGATCGGTTCACCGATCTCGTGCTCGGCGTCGGCGACCCCGACACCCGGCTTCCCGACGCCCCCGCCTGGACGCTGACCGATTGTGTTGGCCATGTCGCGATGGCGCCGTCGCGCTTTCTCGAACTCGCGCGCGGCGAAGGTGAGTGGTGCTGTTCGGCGGTCGACGTACCCGACTTCAATGCCAAGCAGATCGCCAACCTGCCGACGCGCGACGTGACAGTGCTCTGCCGACGATTGACCGACGACCTCCGCGAACTCGTCGACGAGGTGTCGCATTTCCACGCGCAGGTCCCGAAGATGCACTTCGACGGCGACCGCGTCATCCGGGCCGACGCCGCTCTCGGCCTGCTGATCGGCGAGTTCGTGGTGCACGCCCGCGACATCGCACGCGCTGTCGGGGCCCGCTGGTGGGTCGAACCGGACGTGGTGCTGATGATCATCCGGGCACGCCAACACATCCTGCCCAGTTGGGTCGATCCGGTGCACGCCGCCGGGCACTCCGGCACCTACGACATCCGGCTCCGCGGGTGCGGCGAACGGCACGTCTACGAGTTCACCGACGGCGAGCTGCAGATCGATCCGCCGGAGCCACGCCGGCCCGACGTCCACATCAGCGTGGACCCCGCGACCGCTCTCCTCGCCGGTTACGGTCGCCTGTCCCCGGGGTGGGTCGGACTCACCGGGAAGGGCATCGCCTGGGGTGCCCGGCCGTGGCTCGCACCGCGACTCGCCCAGCGGTTCCTGCCTGCCTGA
- a CDS encoding DEAD/DEAH box helicase, with the protein MTAVLENPATSTDAAASAPGVSFESLGVPTELVKVLASQGKTDAFPIQKDTLPDTLDGKDVLGRGKTGSGKTLAFSIPLVAGLAEMQVKRYVGAPTGLILAPTRELATQIAAVVEPLAASVGLTVTTVFGGVKQTRQEQAFRRGVDIVVACPGRLEDLMRQGIVRLDEVEITVIDEADHMADLGFLPVVTKILAATPADGQRMLFSATLDNGVDKLAKRFLDNPVLHSVDSAESPVAAMTHHVFEVSSADKQDLVAELASGTGRRILFMRTKHQAKKLAKKLTEAGIPAVDLHGNLSQAQRDRNLAAFGEGDVRVLVATDVAARGVHVDGIELVVHVDPPAEHKAYLHRSGRTARAGSAGDVVTVCLHEQRREVAQLLRKAKIKVTPIAVDASSAAVDELVGERAPRVSAAARAAAEAARGGGAQGRSQGGRAQGGRSQGSRRGGRGRGQGGNGGARGESRSAGTGGGRNATGGDSRGTRGEGRGRPARSDSRAGGSRSSDARTGGQGRGAGQSRGGDQQRAGARGQGRRASRPAGSPTGR; encoded by the coding sequence ATGACTGCTGTCCTCGAAAACCCGGCCACCTCCACCGATGCTGCTGCGTCGGCGCCTGGTGTGTCGTTCGAATCCCTCGGTGTCCCAACCGAACTCGTCAAGGTTCTCGCCTCTCAGGGCAAGACCGACGCCTTCCCGATCCAGAAGGACACCCTCCCCGACACCCTCGACGGCAAGGACGTCCTGGGCCGCGGCAAGACCGGCTCGGGCAAGACCCTCGCCTTCTCCATCCCGCTCGTCGCCGGCCTGGCCGAGATGCAGGTCAAGCGCTACGTGGGGGCACCCACGGGGCTGATCCTGGCGCCGACCCGCGAACTCGCGACCCAGATCGCCGCGGTCGTCGAGCCGCTCGCCGCCTCCGTGGGACTCACCGTCACCACCGTGTTCGGCGGCGTCAAGCAGACCCGCCAGGAGCAGGCGTTCCGGCGCGGTGTCGACATCGTCGTCGCGTGCCCCGGACGTCTCGAGGACCTGATGCGTCAGGGCATCGTCCGGCTCGACGAGGTCGAGATCACCGTGATCGACGAGGCCGACCACATGGCCGACCTCGGCTTCCTGCCCGTCGTGACCAAGATCCTCGCCGCGACCCCCGCCGACGGTCAGCGGATGCTGTTCTCGGCGACGCTGGACAACGGCGTCGACAAGCTCGCCAAGCGGTTCCTCGACAACCCGGTGCTCCACTCGGTGGATTCGGCGGAGTCGCCGGTGGCCGCGATGACCCACCACGTCTTCGAGGTCTCCTCGGCAGACAAGCAGGATCTCGTCGCCGAGCTCGCCTCCGGCACCGGTCGACGCATACTGTTCATGCGCACCAAGCACCAGGCCAAGAAGCTCGCCAAGAAGCTGACCGAGGCCGGGATCCCGGCCGTCGACCTGCACGGCAATCTCAGCCAGGCGCAGCGCGACCGCAACCTGGCCGCATTCGGCGAGGGTGACGTCCGCGTCCTCGTCGCCACCGACGTCGCCGCCCGTGGCGTGCACGTCGACGGCATCGAACTCGTCGTGCATGTCGATCCGCCGGCCGAGCACAAGGCGTACCTGCACCGCTCGGGCCGCACCGCCCGTGCCGGGTCGGCCGGCGACGTCGTGACCGTCTGCCTGCACGAGCAGCGTCGTGAGGTCGCACAGCTACTGCGCAAGGCCAAGATCAAGGTGACACCCATCGCTGTCGACGCATCGTCGGCAGCCGTCGACGAACTCGTCGGCGAGCGCGCCCCCCGCGTGTCCGCGGCGGCACGCGCTGCTGCCGAAGCCGCTCGTGGCGGCGGTGCACAGGGTCGGTCCCAGGGCGGTCGTGCCCAGGGCGGTCGTTCGCAAGGGAGTCGACGCGGCGGTCGTGGTCGAGGCCAGGGCGGCAACGGCGGCGCTCGTGGCGAGAGCCGGAGCGCCGGAACCGGCGGCGGCCGGAACGCCACCGGCGGTGACTCGCGCGGTACTCGCGGCGAGGGCCGCGGCCGTCCGGCTCGGAGCGACTCGCGCGCCGGCGGTTCGCGATCGTCGGACGCACGCACCGGAGGCCAGGGACGCGGCGCCGGGCAGTCGCGCGGCGGCGACCAGCAGCGGGCGGGCGCCCGCGGGCAGGGACGCCGGGCGAGCCGTCCGGCGGGTTCGCCGACCGGTCGCTGA
- a CDS encoding ankyrin repeat domain-containing protein, with amino-acid sequence MRRLIALFATAMSACAVAGCGWIAEVVSTRVDAADYFTAPTVRLLDAARRDDRAQIESLLAQGADLHEHGGDPDTDPRRVDIAPLQWAVEFEPPGAVAALLQAGADPHLPGAGRYNAVAYSVLLDRFAAFRTLIEFDAGLVEASDRIGGNVVHTAVRHRRDDALRLLIDRGADLDSVQPLAGRTPLFTAADVLNIDHCLALLQAGADGAHRDQRGATFMPSLYTADDSIRTSSYLRTRAAIETEMRARDFPVETGR; translated from the coding sequence ATGAGAAGACTGATTGCGTTGTTCGCGACAGCGATGTCGGCGTGCGCGGTCGCCGGGTGCGGGTGGATCGCCGAGGTCGTCTCGACGCGCGTGGACGCGGCCGACTACTTCACCGCCCCCACCGTTCGATTACTCGACGCCGCCCGGCGGGACGACCGGGCGCAGATCGAATCCCTTCTCGCACAGGGCGCTGACCTCCACGAACACGGCGGTGATCCGGACACCGACCCGCGCCGCGTGGACATAGCGCCGCTGCAGTGGGCAGTGGAGTTCGAACCACCGGGCGCGGTGGCGGCATTGCTGCAGGCGGGCGCCGACCCGCATCTCCCCGGCGCCGGCCGATACAACGCAGTTGCCTACAGCGTGTTGCTCGACCGTTTCGCTGCCTTCCGCACCCTGATCGAGTTCGACGCGGGACTGGTCGAGGCATCCGACCGGATCGGCGGCAACGTGGTCCACACCGCGGTGCGCCATCGTCGCGACGATGCGTTGCGCCTGCTGATCGACCGCGGCGCCGACCTCGACTCCGTGCAGCCCCTGGCCGGCCGGACACCGCTGTTCACCGCGGCCGACGTACTCAACATCGACCACTGCCTCGCCCTGCTACAGGCGGGAGCCGATGGTGCACATCGTGATCAGCGAGGTGCGACCTTCATGCCGTCGCTGTACACCGCCGACGACTCGATACGGACGAGTTCGTACCTCCGGACGCGCGCCGCGATCGAAACCGAAATGCGCGCACGGGATTTCCCGGTCGAAACCGGGCGGTGA
- a CDS encoding GNAT family N-acetyltransferase, which produces MFRWLSGSQGSPGWPATLGPLRTRTGTVTLRPVKVRDARTWSELRIRNQNALLPWEPTGVGSWAERHQPGSWPPLFAVLKSEAKRGALLPFVIELDGRYVGQLTVGNIQRGAVRTAWIGYWVDSAVAGNGIATAAVALGVDHCFGAVGLHRLDATVQPANEASQKVLTNIGFRQEGLLQRYMDVNKRWRDHMLFALTAEEVVGSAAEALVRAGRASFH; this is translated from the coding sequence GTGTTCAGGTGGTTGAGCGGCAGTCAGGGAAGTCCGGGATGGCCGGCCACCCTCGGGCCGCTGCGCACCCGGACCGGCACGGTCACCCTGCGGCCCGTGAAGGTGCGGGATGCCAGGACGTGGAGCGAGTTGCGGATCCGCAACCAGAACGCCCTGTTGCCCTGGGAACCGACGGGTGTCGGAAGCTGGGCTGAACGCCATCAGCCCGGGTCGTGGCCGCCGCTGTTCGCGGTGCTGAAGTCGGAGGCCAAACGAGGTGCGCTGCTCCCGTTCGTGATCGAACTCGACGGCCGCTACGTCGGGCAGCTGACGGTCGGCAACATCCAACGCGGCGCGGTGCGGACCGCGTGGATCGGCTACTGGGTCGACTCGGCCGTCGCCGGCAACGGCATCGCGACCGCCGCGGTGGCACTCGGGGTCGACCACTGCTTCGGGGCCGTCGGCCTGCACCGGCTCGACGCGACGGTCCAGCCCGCCAACGAGGCATCGCAGAAGGTGTTGACCAACATCGGATTCCGGCAAGAAGGTCTGCTGCAGCGGTACATGGACGTCAACAAACGCTGGCGTGACCACATGCTGTTCGCGCTCACGGCCGAGGAGGTCGTCGGCAGTGCCGCCGAGGCGCTCGTCCGGGCGGGTCGTGCGTCGTTCCACTGA
- a CDS encoding UTP--glucose-1-phosphate uridylyltransferase: protein MSATDKAGFSEYEGVPNTPPIPRTAVVPAAGLGTRFLPATKTVPKELLPVVDTPGIELVAEEAKAAGAERLLIVTSPGKDGVVAHFVEDLVLENTLATRGKESMLAKVRKAPNLLEVASVVQEKPLGLGHAVGCVESYLDDDEDAVAVLLPDDLVLPGGVLEVMARTRQRRGGSVLCAIEVPEDRISAYGVFDVEPLPDANNPNVMRLKGMVEKPEPQDAPSNLAAAGRYILDRKIFDALRRIEPGAGGELQLTDAIALLIEEGEPVHVVVHHGTRHDLGNPGGYLKAAVDFALDRDDYGPDLREWLEKRLADG from the coding sequence ATGAGTGCGACGGATAAAGCTGGTTTCAGTGAGTACGAAGGTGTACCCAACACTCCGCCGATCCCGCGTACCGCGGTCGTCCCGGCAGCCGGGTTGGGAACGAGGTTCCTGCCGGCGACCAAGACGGTGCCCAAGGAGTTGCTGCCGGTGGTCGACACCCCCGGCATCGAGCTGGTCGCCGAAGAGGCCAAGGCGGCCGGCGCCGAGCGTCTGCTCATCGTGACCTCGCCGGGCAAGGACGGCGTGGTCGCCCACTTCGTCGAGGACCTCGTGCTCGAGAACACCCTCGCCACGCGTGGCAAGGAGTCGATGCTGGCCAAGGTGCGCAAGGCGCCCAACCTGCTCGAGGTCGCGTCGGTCGTGCAGGAGAAGCCGCTCGGCCTCGGGCACGCGGTCGGTTGCGTCGAGAGCTACCTCGACGACGACGAGGACGCCGTGGCAGTTCTGCTGCCCGACGACCTGGTGCTACCCGGAGGTGTCCTGGAGGTCATGGCGCGCACCCGTCAGCGCCGGGGCGGCTCGGTGCTGTGTGCCATCGAGGTCCCCGAAGATCGCATCAGCGCCTACGGCGTCTTCGACGTCGAGCCGCTTCCCGATGCCAACAACCCGAACGTCATGCGCCTCAAGGGCATGGTCGAGAAGCCCGAACCGCAGGATGCGCCGTCGAATCTGGCCGCCGCGGGTCGCTACATCCTCGACCGCAAGATCTTCGACGCGCTGCGCCGTATCGAACCCGGCGCCGGTGGCGAACTGCAGCTCACCGACGCCATCGCGCTCCTCATCGAGGAGGGCGAGCCGGTCCACGTCGTCGTCCACCACGGCACCCGACACGATCTCGGCAACCCCGGCGGCTATCTCAAGGCCGCCGTCGACTTCGCGCTCGACCGCGACGACTACGGTCCCGATCTGCGCGAATGGCTCGAGAAGCGTCTCGCCGACGGCTGA
- a CDS encoding nucleotidyltransferase family protein — MITAIPLDVDAIGAVCARFGVARLRVFGSVLTESFDPSSDVDFLVEFRGDRDNVFHDYFDLEAALAQIVGRDVDLVMANAVKNPFVAKSILDNAEDVYAAR; from the coding sequence ATGATCACCGCGATCCCGCTCGACGTCGATGCGATCGGTGCGGTGTGTGCGCGTTTCGGCGTTGCCAGGTTACGAGTCTTTGGTTCGGTACTCACCGAGAGTTTCGATCCCAGCAGCGACGTCGACTTTCTCGTGGAGTTCAGGGGGGATCGTGACAACGTCTTCCATGACTACTTCGACCTTGAGGCGGCGCTCGCACAGATCGTGGGGCGCGACGTCGACCTGGTGATGGCCAACGCGGTGAAGAATCCGTTCGTGGCGAAGTCGATACTCGACAATGCCGAAGATGTCTATGCGGCCAGGTGA